The proteins below are encoded in one region of Paenibacillus sp.:
- a CDS encoding response regulator transcription factor, with protein sequence MNALLVDDDYFVLTALERKIDWNALQIDHVYTASNVAQARDIILSHPVDVLVSDIDMPQGSGLELLAWIREENYDIQTIFLTNYADFNYAQKAIELQSFEYFLKPIEFDKLMLILQKAIARARKQRNNEKAIQEGYYWQRNQAKIQEHFWRKLVDASASFPMKSADLARSVEEHNLPYRMTDPFQPLLIHVFPYDGSLGETEKGLFDFALLNVLYESFRSSDFTIETILETKPYNWAAVLRWNRPPAVDAVEALCTAFIPKANRFLKADACCTIASSGRLEDMSGIVKRLLTLNEEVVKCRNQTFHADSFSRQPAVDYAPPNLSRLEQWLDSNRPDDFLAETSQYLKNNLTHRTLNVSILSLFRLDIVQLVYAFLKTKGIQAHKLYAGRTNDRLLVQSLNSIEDMEAYLRYLVNTAMDYRSFTEQPKSVVEQIKQYIHTHCRDDLTRNQLAEIVYLHPDYLARLFKKETGISLGSYIIQARIAAAKHLLETTNLSVHAVAQRVGYSNYSYFSKLFKQDVGVSPHEYKRGSKTERAE encoded by the coding sequence ATGAACGCCCTGCTCGTTGACGACGACTACTTCGTCCTGACGGCGCTCGAGCGCAAAATCGACTGGAACGCGCTGCAGATCGACCATGTGTACACGGCCAGCAACGTCGCTCAAGCCCGGGACATCATCCTAAGCCATCCGGTCGACGTTCTCGTTTCCGATATCGATATGCCGCAAGGAAGCGGACTGGAGCTCCTGGCTTGGATTCGGGAGGAAAACTACGATATTCAAACGATCTTTCTCACCAATTACGCGGATTTTAATTACGCGCAGAAAGCTATCGAATTGCAGAGCTTCGAATATTTCCTGAAGCCGATCGAGTTCGACAAGCTGATGCTCATCCTGCAAAAGGCGATCGCCCGCGCGAGGAAACAGCGGAACAACGAGAAAGCGATCCAAGAAGGCTACTACTGGCAGAGAAACCAAGCCAAAATTCAGGAGCATTTCTGGCGGAAGCTCGTCGACGCGAGCGCCTCGTTCCCGATGAAATCGGCAGATCTCGCCCGCTCCGTCGAAGAGCATAATTTGCCGTATCGCATGACGGATCCGTTCCAGCCGCTGCTGATCCACGTGTTCCCTTACGACGGCAGTTTAGGGGAAACGGAGAAGGGACTTTTCGATTTCGCGCTCCTGAACGTGTTATACGAATCGTTCCGAAGCTCCGATTTTACGATCGAGACGATTCTGGAAACCAAACCTTACAACTGGGCAGCCGTCCTGAGATGGAACCGGCCGCCTGCGGTCGACGCGGTGGAAGCGCTGTGTACCGCCTTCATACCGAAGGCGAACCGGTTCCTGAAGGCCGACGCCTGCTGTACGATCGCCTCTTCCGGCCGACTGGAGGACATGAGCGGCATTGTCAAACGGCTGCTGACCCTGAACGAAGAGGTCGTCAAGTGCCGGAATCAGACGTTCCATGCGGACAGTTTCAGCCGTCAGCCCGCCGTCGACTATGCGCCGCCGAACTTGTCGAGGCTGGAACAATGGCTGGATTCGAACCGTCCCGACGACTTCCTCGCCGAAACGTCGCAATACTTGAAGAACAACTTAACCCACCGGACGCTTAACGTTTCCATTCTAAGTTTGTTTCGGCTGGACATCGTGCAGCTCGTCTATGCGTTCCTCAAGACGAAAGGGATTCAGGCGCATAAGCTGTACGCCGGCCGGACGAACGACCGATTGCTGGTGCAATCGTTGAACTCGATCGAGGATATGGAGGCGTATCTGCGATACTTGGTGAACACCGCCATGGATTATCGGAGCTTCACCGAGCAGCCGAAGTCGGTCGTCGAACAAATCAAGCAATATATCCACACCCATTGCAGGGACGATCTGACCCGAAACCAGCTGGCGGAAATCGTCTACCTCCACCCCGACTATTTGGCGAGGCTGTTCAAGAAAGAAACGGGGATTTCGCTCGGAAGCTATATTATCCAAGCGCGGATCGCGGCGGCGAAGCACTTATTGGAAACCACGAACTTATCCGTCCATGCCGTGGCCCAAAGAGTGGGGTACTCGAATTACTCTTACTTCTCCAAACTGTTCAAACAAGACGTCGGCGTCAGTCCGCACGAATACAAGCGAGGATCGAAAACCGAGCGAGCGGAATAG
- a CDS encoding sugar ABC transporter permease, giving the protein MNRSLRPSAWGFVLYLLPGLLIYSFVVLLPIVDAFRYSLYAWTGGPRMRFIALENYGRLLHDELFWYSFWNNLVIIAIALIGQVGFAIVFSLLLHSRSTKFKGLHRTMSYFPSTLSAIVVAMLWSLLYNYNHGLINAILRSIGLDRWALPWLDMPGPILLTATAPLIWQAIGGYAIIILAGYTSINKEVLEMAEIDGASGIKRAMHITLPLLKNTLMVCVVLCIAANMRGFDHFYALTGGGPGNSSLVVALYAYNTSFTRFNYGYGSAISIGIMILSLALIVGSRILLLGNWRKKKEA; this is encoded by the coding sequence ATGAATCGATCTTTGCGCCCGTCTGCGTGGGGATTCGTACTGTATTTACTGCCCGGACTTCTCATTTATTCGTTCGTGGTGCTGCTCCCGATCGTCGACGCGTTCCGGTACAGCTTATACGCATGGACCGGCGGTCCCCGAATGCGTTTCATCGCCCTCGAGAATTACGGCAGGCTGCTTCACGACGAGCTGTTCTGGTATTCCTTCTGGAACAACCTCGTAATTATCGCCATCGCCTTGATCGGGCAGGTCGGGTTCGCGATCGTCTTTTCGCTCCTGCTTCACTCGAGGTCGACGAAATTCAAGGGATTGCATCGCACGATGAGCTATTTCCCTTCTACGCTCTCCGCGATCGTCGTAGCCATGCTGTGGTCCCTGCTGTACAACTATAATCACGGATTAATTAACGCAATCTTGCGGTCGATCGGTCTCGACCGGTGGGCGTTGCCGTGGCTGGATATGCCGGGGCCGATATTGCTGACGGCGACCGCGCCGCTCATCTGGCAGGCGATCGGAGGGTACGCGATCATCATTCTGGCCGGCTATACTTCGATCAACAAGGAAGTGCTGGAGATGGCCGAAATCGACGGCGCGTCGGGGATCAAAAGAGCTATGCATATTACGCTGCCGCTGCTGAAGAACACGCTGATGGTTTGCGTCGTGCTGTGCATCGCCGCGAACATGCGGGGGTTCGACCATTTCTACGCGCTGACCGGCGGAGGGCCGGGCAATTCGTCGCTCGTGGTCGCGTTATATGCCTATAACACTTCGTTCACGAGGTTTAATTACGGTTACGGCTCCGCGATTTCCATCGGCATCATGATCTTGAGCTTGGCGCTCATCGTCGGCAGCCGCATATTGCTCCTTGGAAACTGGAGAAAGAAGAAGGAGGCGTGA
- a CDS encoding DUF6282 family protein, producing the protein MALYMNEEHQARSERDWNGAKEPFYDRSMELPGELLVGAIDSHVHAGPVLKSNPGHQDPIEAALEARAAGMRALVYYDVFGWASGTAWMVNRHVKGIRTFGGYLMNSCHGGMNPRAVKTALHLGDGCRFISFGSHCTYHSATRESTVVDGKLVPFKDAFPKFAAEELPRATRIPLEDPVPPELDEILAMIAEHPEVYLNTGHVSVEEAFRLLDLAERYGIKKVLIAHPVRGSMSIEQQKEAARRGAFLEGCLVDWMYPDVPRTHYYVEREYMDMGSELGYRTQNAVAWMKTIREVGPEHFVLATDYGVRAASTPVQGMRTMITTMLDYEFAPEQIYRMVAENPARLIGLDV; encoded by the coding sequence ATGGCCTTATATATGAATGAAGAACATCAGGCGAGAAGCGAACGGGATTGGAACGGGGCGAAGGAACCGTTTTACGACCGCTCCATGGAGCTTCCCGGCGAGCTGCTCGTCGGCGCGATCGACAGCCACGTGCACGCGGGTCCGGTTCTGAAATCGAATCCGGGGCATCAGGATCCGATCGAGGCGGCACTCGAGGCGAGAGCCGCCGGCATGCGCGCTCTCGTATATTACGACGTCTTCGGCTGGGCGTCGGGAACCGCGTGGATGGTGAACCGCCACGTGAAAGGGATCCGGACGTTCGGCGGCTACTTGATGAACTCCTGCCACGGGGGCATGAATCCGCGCGCCGTGAAGACGGCGCTGCATCTCGGGGACGGCTGCCGGTTCATCAGCTTCGGCTCCCACTGCACGTACCATTCGGCGACCCGGGAATCGACCGTCGTCGACGGGAAGCTGGTTCCCTTCAAGGACGCGTTCCCGAAGTTCGCGGCCGAGGAGCTGCCGCGGGCGACGAGAATTCCGCTGGAAGATCCCGTTCCGCCGGAATTGGACGAAATTCTCGCCATGATCGCCGAGCATCCCGAGGTGTACTTGAACACGGGGCATGTATCGGTGGAAGAGGCGTTCCGGCTGCTCGACCTCGCGGAGCGATACGGCATTAAGAAGGTGTTGATCGCGCACCCGGTGCGGGGCAGCATGTCGATCGAACAGCAGAAGGAAGCGGCGCGCCGCGGCGCCTTCCTGGAGGGCTGCCTCGTCGATTGGATGTATCCGGACGTGCCTCGCACGCACTATTACGTGGAGCGCGAATATATGGATATGGGGTCCGAGCTCGGATACCGGACGCAGAACGCGGTCGCTTGGATGAAGACGATTCGGGAGGTCGGTCCGGAGCATTTCGTGCTTGCCACCGATTACGGCGTCCGAGCCGCTTCGACCCCGGTGCAGGGGATGCGGACGATGATTACGACGATGCTGGACTACGAATTCGCGCCCGAGCAAATTTACCGCATGGTGGCGGAAAACCCCGCCCGGTTGATCGGGTTGGACGTATAA
- a CDS encoding carbohydrate ABC transporter permease translates to MEVANNRLSALESEKSALTLLRKTGVFLTNGMLMLFTLSCVFPIVWLSYSSLKTKEEFAGSIVSLPKTLQFSNYVEAFRTIQMELLIFNSIRNTVISVLFVVVISFVTGYFLSRFEFRGKRLIYYYYVFGLLVPIHALLVPVYLLFNKTGMVNQWYTLLIPLIGYSLSFPIFLVESYIRGIPREMEEAAAIDGCSFARTLFTIIFPMTMPAVTTVAILQFFACWNEFSFALILINDEHLRTVPLGLTSFGNRYDTNYPLLMAAMMIALLPVALVYFSFSSKIIKGVGAGSVKG, encoded by the coding sequence ATGGAAGTCGCGAACAACCGATTGTCCGCATTGGAAAGCGAAAAGTCCGCCTTAACGCTACTCCGGAAAACCGGGGTGTTCCTTACGAACGGCATGCTGATGCTTTTTACGTTGAGCTGCGTGTTTCCGATCGTATGGCTGTCGTACTCTTCGCTGAAAACCAAAGAGGAGTTCGCCGGCAGCATCGTCAGTTTGCCGAAGACGCTCCAATTTTCCAATTACGTCGAAGCGTTCCGGACGATCCAAATGGAGCTCTTGATCTTCAACAGCATTCGCAACACGGTCATTTCGGTCCTCTTCGTCGTCGTCATTTCCTTCGTAACGGGATACTTCCTGTCTCGATTCGAATTTCGAGGGAAACGACTGATTTACTACTATTACGTCTTCGGGCTGCTCGTCCCGATTCATGCCTTGCTCGTTCCCGTGTACCTGCTTTTCAACAAAACGGGAATGGTCAACCAATGGTACACCTTGCTGATTCCGTTAATCGGGTACAGCTTGTCGTTCCCGATTTTTCTCGTCGAGAGCTATATCCGGGGCATTCCTCGCGAGATGGAGGAGGCGGCCGCCATCGACGGATGCTCGTTCGCGCGAACCCTGTTCACCATTATTTTTCCGATGACGATGCCCGCGGTCACGACCGTGGCGATCCTGCAATTTTTCGCTTGTTGGAACGAATTCTCTTTCGCGCTCATCCTCATTAACGACGAGCATTTGCGAACGGTGCCGCTGGGACTGACCTCCTTCGGGAATCGGTACGACACGAATTATCCGCTGTTGATGGCGGCCATGATGATCGCCCTGCTGCCGGTCGCGCTCGTGTATTTCAGCTTCAGCTCGAAAATAATCAAAGGGGTCGGGGCCGGCTCCGTAAAAGGCTAA
- a CDS encoding spore germination protein, producing the protein MIGLPQESVPEQDALVSAHVQQNLATIQEMTGHSSDIVIRTFLAFDGTPMALAYISGLTDNIIVNQNVIGPLMTPRSPERDDAKPAESFVREIANRLLTVDAVSPVRSMKELFSSLFEGNAVVFAEGAEEALAVNTSKWEHRSVEEPSSQTVIRGPKEGFNENIGTNVALIRRRIKSPNLWKIDRKIGRQTQTDVSVLYMKGIADEGVVREVLRRLDAIRTDSILESEYLEEFIQDHTFTPFPTILNSERPDTTAGALLEGQVVILTDGTPFALILPVTFFKFLIASEDYYQRFDIASFLRVLRFGAFTASMLLPSMYIAITTFHQEMLPTTMLIGLAAQREGVPFPAFIEAFLMEITFEVLREAGTRMPRAIGPAISIVGALVLGQAAVEAGLVSAAMVIVVSFTAISNFVAPATNIAIASRLLRFVLMIFAATLGFFGIMTFLFALLIHMCGLRSFGVPYLTPFAPFVLRNWKDMFVRAPWTLLRTRPLPFGANNPIRQRRRKKPPGADE; encoded by the coding sequence GTGATCGGATTGCCGCAAGAGTCGGTACCGGAGCAAGATGCGCTCGTATCCGCCCATGTGCAGCAGAACCTTGCAACGATCCAAGAGATGACGGGACACAGTTCGGATATTGTGATTCGAACTTTTTTGGCGTTCGATGGAACGCCCATGGCGCTCGCGTACATCAGCGGACTGACCGATAACATCATCGTCAACCAGAACGTGATCGGCCCGCTGATGACGCCCCGCTCCCCGGAGCGAGACGATGCGAAGCCGGCCGAGTCGTTCGTCCGCGAAATCGCAAATCGTCTCTTGACCGTCGATGCCGTATCGCCGGTTCGTTCGATGAAGGAGCTTTTTTCGTCTTTATTCGAAGGCAACGCCGTCGTATTCGCGGAGGGCGCGGAAGAAGCGCTGGCCGTCAACACGTCGAAGTGGGAGCATCGGAGCGTCGAGGAGCCTTCCTCCCAAACCGTCATCCGCGGGCCCAAGGAGGGCTTTAACGAAAATATCGGCACGAACGTGGCCCTGATCCGCCGGAGAATCAAAAGTCCGAACTTGTGGAAGATCGATCGGAAAATCGGGCGGCAAACGCAAACCGACGTCAGCGTGCTGTATATGAAAGGAATCGCCGACGAAGGCGTCGTGCGCGAGGTGCTGCGGCGGTTGGACGCCATCCGGACGGACAGCATTTTGGAAAGCGAATACTTGGAGGAATTCATTCAAGACCATACGTTCACGCCGTTCCCAACGATCCTGAACTCGGAGCGTCCGGATACGACGGCCGGCGCGCTGCTGGAAGGCCAAGTCGTTATCCTTACCGACGGCACGCCGTTCGCTCTCATTCTTCCCGTAACGTTCTTTAAGTTCTTGATCGCCAGCGAGGATTATTACCAGCGTTTCGATATCGCCAGCTTCCTTCGCGTGCTGCGCTTCGGAGCGTTCACGGCGTCGATGCTGCTGCCGTCTATGTATATCGCGATCACGACCTTCCACCAAGAAATGCTGCCGACGACGATGCTGATCGGGCTTGCCGCTCAGCGGGAAGGGGTTCCGTTCCCGGCGTTCATCGAAGCGTTTCTCATGGAGATCACGTTCGAGGTGCTGCGGGAAGCCGGAACGCGAATGCCGCGGGCGATCGGTCCCGCGATTTCGATCGTAGGCGCTTTGGTGCTCGGACAGGCTGCCGTGGAAGCGGGACTCGTCTCCGCGGCGATGGTCATCGTCGTCTCCTTCACGGCGATTTCCAACTTCGTCGCCCCCGCCACCAACATCGCGATCGCGTCCCGGCTGCTTCGGTTCGTACTGATGATATTCGCGGCGACGTTGGGGTTTTTCGGCATTATGACGTTTCTGTTCGCGCTGTTGATTCATATGTGCGGGCTTCGATCGTTCGGCGTGCCGTATTTGACGCCGTTCGCGCCGTTCGTTCTGCGGAACTGGAAGGACATGTTCGTCAGAGCGCCTTGGACGTTGCTGCGAACGAGGCCGCTGCCTTTCGGGGCGAACAATCCGATTCGGCAGAGACGGCGGAAGAAGCCTCCGGGCGCGGACGAATAG
- a CDS encoding MbeD/MobD family mobilization/exclusion protein, giving the protein MFHTVQPGETLYSIAARYGVTVDALMQANNLTSGYLYAGQTLRIPVTGGGGAGFPFPLPIPVPPGGRRLEERVERLERQHAALEPVVDRLSRQVNQLDTEVDRLRQRVRRLEQQAGIRDE; this is encoded by the coding sequence ATGTTTCATACCGTGCAACCCGGGGAAACCCTGTACAGCATCGCGGCTCGCTACGGCGTGACGGTCGACGCGTTGATGCAAGCGAATAATTTGACGAGCGGCTACTTGTACGCCGGCCAGACGCTCCGCATCCCCGTAACCGGCGGCGGCGGCGCAGGTTTCCCGTTCCCGCTGCCGATTCCGGTACCGCCGGGCGGCCGTCGCCTGGAGGAGCGCGTCGAACGTCTGGAGCGGCAGCACGCGGCGCTCGAGCCGGTCGTCGATCGCTTGTCGCGACAGGTGAACCAGTTGGATACGGAAGTCGACCGTCTGCGCCAGCGCGTCCGTCGTCTGGAACAGCAGGCCGGCATTCGCGACGAATAA
- a CDS encoding GerAB/ArcD/ProY family transporter — MEKINNTQLGAMIILFQIGSTTLFELGLEARQDAWLVILLGCFLGSLLLAMFVAIQAREMESNLFRIFLRYFGPWAGRAAIVLYVVFFAYESMRNLRDFGDLTNLTVLPRTPLPLILLVLTLLVAYAALKGIEVFFRLAEFIVIGVISFYAVLIAFYLLSGIVAFERLLPILENGASPVLKEVFRDALWFPFGQMFVFLVFWSYLQKSEGRAVWRISVRAYFVSAAVIWTMNVLALCTLGPDFIEISTIPLLQSTQLIQLAEIFERFDALVFLLFYAGIFVKATVWLLAAVIGLEELFRKSYRWFVVPTAGALYAASLLPRSWQGHLETGKLVAERYMATPIMLGAFPAMLLVVMVVRGWIERGRRRNAEEA; from the coding sequence GTGGAAAAAATCAATAACACGCAGTTGGGCGCTATGATCATCTTGTTTCAGATCGGCAGTACGACGCTGTTCGAGCTTGGCCTCGAAGCGCGTCAAGACGCGTGGCTGGTCATTCTTCTGGGCTGTTTCTTGGGGTCGCTGTTGTTGGCGATGTTTGTCGCCATCCAGGCGCGGGAGATGGAAAGCAATTTGTTTCGAATTTTTTTGCGATATTTCGGACCTTGGGCCGGCAGGGCGGCGATCGTACTCTACGTCGTTTTCTTTGCGTACGAGTCGATGCGAAATTTGCGGGATTTCGGGGATTTGACGAATCTCACCGTGCTGCCTCGCACGCCGCTGCCGCTGATTTTGCTGGTGCTGACGCTCCTTGTTGCATATGCCGCGCTGAAAGGCATCGAGGTTTTTTTCCGATTGGCGGAATTCATCGTCATCGGGGTCATCTCGTTTTACGCCGTGCTGATCGCGTTTTATTTGTTGTCGGGCATCGTCGCGTTCGAAAGACTGCTTCCAATATTAGAGAACGGAGCGTCTCCCGTGCTCAAGGAAGTGTTCCGCGACGCGCTATGGTTTCCTTTCGGGCAAATGTTCGTCTTCCTCGTATTTTGGAGCTATTTGCAGAAGAGCGAGGGGAGGGCGGTATGGCGAATCAGCGTTAGGGCTTATTTCGTCTCGGCGGCCGTCATCTGGACGATGAACGTTCTCGCTTTATGTACGCTCGGTCCCGATTTTATCGAAATCAGCACGATTCCGCTGCTGCAATCGACGCAGCTCATTCAATTGGCGGAAATTTTCGAACGGTTCGACGCCTTGGTGTTTTTGCTGTTTTACGCGGGAATCTTCGTGAAAGCGACGGTCTGGCTGCTGGCGGCCGTCATCGGTTTGGAGGAGTTGTTTCGAAAGTCGTACCGATGGTTCGTCGTCCCGACGGCGGGCGCGCTATATGCCGCATCGCTGCTGCCCCGCAGCTGGCAAGGCCATCTGGAGACGGGGAAGCTCGTAGCGGAACGATACATGGCGACTCCGATCATGCTCGGGGCGTTTCCGGCAATGCTGCTCGTCGTAATGGTCGTCAGAGGGTGGATCGAGCGAGGGCGGCGAAGGAACGCGGAGGAAGCCTAG
- a CDS encoding Ger(x)C family spore germination protein, which translates to MKRGLWMLLLTAVVLSGCWDRMEMDDLAIVNATAIDRNEAGQWVMTYQVVIPRTFGMRTGGGGSGSPVMTFTTKGNTLGEAVQNARRELPRQLFFPHSRVVIVSRSAAERGIGDIIDFYLRDEESRETSNLLLYDGSTRDILEVLTNLERLPGNSIHQLIEGPGKQNGTIPSKVYEIVTMLVGPSKSAAVPEIRVSGKLDKQTTSEAVQRTRRMAVLKLHRAGVLKGDKFVGWMTEREANGVGFATGRAGYDIVPFACGDGGEERASFAIERSDTDLRTSARNGRVYVDIDIAVQGSVIESACRSPLKRSDTLERMERRIERSIEDDVRTSFEGAKRFKADVFGIGEAVHREHPRWWKELEKDWDANFAEVQLRVDVDARIRNTGMINDSVAKKLEGK; encoded by the coding sequence ATGAAACGAGGACTTTGGATGCTGCTGTTGACCGCGGTGGTGCTGAGCGGCTGCTGGGATCGCATGGAGATGGACGATCTGGCGATCGTCAACGCGACGGCGATCGACCGGAACGAGGCGGGGCAATGGGTGATGACGTATCAAGTCGTCATTCCGCGCACGTTCGGAATGAGAACCGGAGGAGGGGGCAGCGGGTCGCCGGTCATGACGTTCACGACGAAAGGAAATACGTTGGGGGAAGCGGTGCAAAACGCCAGAAGAGAGCTGCCGCGCCAGCTGTTTTTTCCTCACAGCCGCGTCGTCATCGTCAGCCGCTCGGCCGCCGAGCGGGGCATCGGAGACATTATCGATTTTTATTTAAGAGACGAGGAGTCGCGCGAAACGTCCAATCTGCTGCTGTATGACGGGAGCACGAGGGACATTCTCGAGGTGTTGACGAATTTGGAGAGGCTTCCCGGCAATTCGATCCATCAGCTGATCGAGGGTCCCGGCAAACAGAACGGCACGATTCCTTCCAAGGTGTACGAGATCGTCACGATGCTGGTCGGTCCGTCGAAGAGCGCGGCGGTGCCGGAAATTCGCGTGTCCGGGAAGCTGGACAAACAGACGACCTCCGAAGCGGTGCAGCGCACGAGACGGATGGCCGTGTTGAAGCTGCACCGGGCCGGCGTGCTGAAAGGGGACAAGTTCGTCGGCTGGATGACGGAACGGGAGGCGAACGGCGTCGGCTTCGCGACCGGTCGGGCAGGGTACGACATCGTCCCGTTCGCGTGCGGGGACGGCGGCGAGGAGCGGGCTTCGTTCGCAATCGAAAGGTCGGACACGGACCTGCGTACGAGCGCGAGGAACGGGAGGGTGTATGTCGACATCGACATCGCCGTGCAAGGGTCGGTCATCGAGTCCGCCTGCCGCTCGCCCTTGAAGCGCAGCGACACGCTGGAGCGCATGGAACGACGGATCGAGCGGAGCATCGAAGACGACGTGCGAACGAGCTTCGAAGGCGCCAAACGGTTTAAGGCGGACGTCTTCGGCATCGGGGAGGCGGTTCACCGGGAACATCCCCGTTGGTGGAAAGAGCTGGAGAAAGATTGGGACGCGAATTTCGCGGAAGTCCAATTGCGCGTGGACGTCGACGCGAGAATCCGCAACACGGGCATGATTAACGACTCCGTCGCGAAGAAGCTGGAAGGAAAGTAG
- a CDS encoding sensor histidine kinase, with the protein MAGRAEEKMYPIKHYVKILLVISFIILTLDFIVSFASVALVRQQSARYLQDTADLYIDQIDKSFAYIHHFMGWTLANDEDVETMTKRDANDTLFLKANENVYKRFAELQRSHGKEYNFFIYIETKDFLLNTAPMSVTYSEYEALKRTITENIRNADIYDKFYSRWTTIDLNGTYYIINIVPYHDRYLISLIAADDLIRPLREINLGGGGFASLVSESGVRVTSPVSNDGESLETPETSSLFDRLQFGTTVNRKFSDASFHVELVIRFGAFEKIMIAQLLVVLLAVLIACNLCFVMLYFQKRVLKPIKHFSSNLAILMNGGEPIDFENNKIIELEKANRQFIDLVKQIKAVKIDLYERELEKQRMQLNYMKLQIKPHFFLNCLTTIYSMAQMQMYAEIERMTLSISKYFRYIFQNDRDFVRLADDIEHVRTYLEIQRERYRNSFHYRIDIDPRAADALIPPLLLQTFIENSVKYAVSRDREVLVSLAVERRTEEAGASVTIIRITDTGPGFPPPVLEKLTTGQPLDQSRGTQIGIMNAVQRLHYLYAGADIRFTNLEGGGAGVTMILPDRTEDGTETEDRP; encoded by the coding sequence ATGGCGGGAAGAGCGGAAGAAAAGATGTACCCGATCAAGCATTACGTGAAAATATTGCTCGTCATTTCTTTCATTATTCTGACTCTCGATTTTATCGTCAGTTTCGCGTCCGTCGCGCTCGTCCGGCAGCAATCCGCCAGATACTTGCAGGATACGGCGGACCTGTATATCGATCAAATCGACAAGAGCTTCGCTTACATTCATCATTTCATGGGCTGGACGCTCGCGAACGACGAAGATGTGGAAACGATGACAAAACGCGACGCCAACGATACGCTCTTCCTGAAAGCGAATGAGAACGTATACAAGCGTTTCGCCGAACTCCAAAGGAGCCACGGAAAAGAGTATAACTTCTTTATCTATATAGAAACCAAAGATTTCCTGTTAAATACAGCTCCTATGAGCGTAACTTACTCCGAATACGAGGCGTTGAAGCGAACGATTACCGAGAACATCCGGAATGCCGACATTTACGACAAATTTTATTCCCGTTGGACGACGATCGACTTGAACGGAACTTATTACATTATCAATATCGTCCCTTACCACGATCGATATTTGATTAGTTTGATAGCCGCGGACGATCTCATCCGGCCCTTGCGCGAGATTAATTTAGGCGGCGGCGGTTTCGCCTCCTTGGTAAGCGAATCCGGCGTCCGCGTCACGAGCCCGGTCTCGAACGACGGCGAGTCGCTCGAGACACCGGAAACCTCGTCGCTCTTCGATCGCCTGCAATTCGGAACGACTGTAAACCGCAAGTTTTCGGACGCCTCTTTTCACGTGGAGCTCGTCATCCGGTTCGGAGCGTTCGAGAAAATTATGATCGCCCAGCTGTTGGTCGTCCTGCTGGCCGTTCTTATCGCTTGCAACCTGTGCTTCGTCATGCTGTATTTCCAGAAGAGGGTATTGAAGCCGATCAAGCATTTCTCCAGCAATCTTGCGATTTTGATGAACGGCGGCGAGCCGATCGACTTCGAGAACAACAAGATCATTGAGCTGGAGAAAGCGAATCGCCAATTTATCGACTTAGTGAAGCAAATCAAAGCGGTGAAAATCGATTTGTACGAGCGAGAGCTGGAGAAGCAGCGCATGCAGTTGAATTATATGAAGCTGCAAATCAAACCCCACTTTTTCCTGAATTGCTTGACAACGATCTACAGTATGGCCCAGATGCAGATGTACGCCGAGATCGAACGGATGACGCTGTCGATTTCGAAATATTTCCGGTACATTTTCCAAAACGATCGGGACTTTGTCCGTCTCGCGGACGACATCGAGCATGTTCGCACCTATTTGGAAATTCAGCGGGAGCGGTACCGGAATTCGTTTCATTATCGAATCGACATCGACCCTCGTGCGGCGGACGCTCTCATACCGCCCCTCTTACTTCAGACGTTTATCGAGAACTCGGTGAAATACGCCGTGTCCCGGGATCGGGAGGTTCTGGTTTCGCTTGCGGTCGAGCGGCGTACGGAGGAGGCAGGCGCTTCCGTCACGATCATTCGGATTACCGATACCGGCCCCGGATTTCCGCCGCCGGTGCTTGAGAAACTGACGACCGGACAGCCGCTCGATCAATCCAGAGGCACGCAGATCGGCATCATGAACGCCGTACAACGATTGCATTACCTCTATGCTGGCGCCGACATCCGATTTACCAATTTGGAAGGCGGCGGCGCCGGCGTCACCATGATTCTTCCAGATCGTACGGAGGATGGAACCGAAACGGAGGATCGCCCATGA